The following proteins come from a genomic window of Ictidomys tridecemlineatus isolate mIctTri1 chromosome 9, mIctTri1.hap1, whole genome shotgun sequence:
- the LOC120884527 gene encoding dual specificity mitogen-activated protein kinase kinase 6-like — MDLDVSMRTMDCPFTVTFYGALFREGDVWICMELMDTSLDKFYKQVIDKGQTIPEDILGKIAVSIVKALEHLHSKLSVIHRDVKPSNVLINALGQVKTCDFGISGYLVDSVAKTIDAGCKPYMAPERINPELNQKGYSVKSDIWSLGITMIELAILRFPYDSWGTPFQQLKQVVEEPSPQLPADKLSSQFVDFTSQW; from the exons ATGGACCTGGATGTTTCCATGAGGACGATGGACTGCCCATTCACCGTCACCTTTTATGGTGCCCTCTTCCGGGAG GGTGATGTGTGGATCTGCATGGAGCTCATGGACACGTCGCTAGATAAGTTCTACAAACAAGTGATTGATAAAGGCCAAACAATTCCAGAGGACATCTTAGGCAAGATAGCAGTTTCT ATTGTAAAAGCTTTAGAACATTTACACAGTAAACTCTCTGTCATTCATCGAG ACGTCAAGCCCTCTAACGTGCTGATTAATGCCCTGGGCCAAGTGAAGACGTGTGACTTCGGAATCAGCGGCTACCTGGTGGACTCTGTTGCTAAAACAATTGACGCCGGTTGCAAGCCATACATGGCC CCTGAAAGAATAAACCCAGAGCTCAACCAGAAGGGATACAGCGTGAAGTCTGACATTTGGAGTCTGGGCATCACCATG ATTGAACTGGCCATCCTCCGGTTTCCCTACGATTCCTGGGGGACCCCATTTCAGCAGCTCAAACAGGTGGTAGAGGAGCCGTCACCACAGCTGCCCGCAGACAAGTTATCCTCACAGTTTGTCGACTTTACCTCACAGTGGTAA